The Campylobacter sp. MG1 DNA segment TTTGCATTCTTACTAAATGTGAAGAATCTAGCATAGATATAGCTTTTTTACCTATTAAATGAACTAAAATTTCAGCATTTGATCTATCTTGTAAATCAACATAACCTAAATCAAATAAAGTTAAAATACTGTCTAGATGGTCTCTACTATCGTGCATATACTCAAGTGCATTACTAGGTTTAATATTCTTATACAAATCACATAATTCATCTATTAATTGTGGATTTTTTTCTTTTAACTTTAACTTTTCTTCTGAATATTCTTGAGAAAACAATTCTAAAACCGGCGCAACTAAGACAGCATGTGAAGCACTAACAAAACGACCGCTTTCTATGTAAATATTTGGCTCTTTTTCTTTTTTTTGTGTTGCTATCATTTTTAAAATGAAAACTATATCATTTGCATACTCGCTTAATGTATAATTTCTTTGAGAACTTTTTTGAAACTGAGAATATTCAATGGCTAAACCACCACCTAAATCTATATTTTCTAAATTTAAAGCACCCATTTTTCTTAATTCTACATAAATATTACCTGCTTCACTTAATGCTTTTTTTAAAGGATGAATTTCATGTATTTGAGAACCTATATGAAAATGTATCATAGTAAAACAATCTAATAAATTATTCTCTTTTAACAATCCAACAGCTTCAATTAATTCCGTAGAATTAAGTCCAAATTTAGAATTAATTCCTCCACTTTTAGCCCATATTCCACTACCTAATGAATGCAGCCTAACGCGAAGACCTATATTTGGTTTTGGTTTATTATCCCCTCTTTCTTTGGCTGTTTTTATAATAACTTCAAGCTCGTTAATACCTTCTATAGTAAGAGTTATATTATGACCCATTTCAGCAGCTATAAAACCCATAGTAATCAATTCTTTATCTTTAAAGCCATTGACTGTAATAGGTGAGCCTTCATTATTGTAAGCCATGGCAAGTAATAACTCAGCTTTACTACCTGCTTCTAATCCATAATTTAATTTTTTTCCAAATTTAACTAAATGTTTAACAAATCCAGGGAATTGATTTACCTTTAAAGGATAAACGGCATTAAAAGTTCCGTTATATTCAAATTCATTAATAGCATTATTGAAATTTAAATAAATTTGTTCTATTTGTTTTTTTATAAGATGATTAAATCTTAATACGATAGGACCCTTATATCCATCATCTTGTAAAGTATTTACAATATCAATTATTGCCGGCTCATTTCCATATTTTAAACATACTTTTCCATCTTTAATAATAAAATTATCATCACCCCAAACATCTATGCCGTAATTATTCATATAAGTCCTTTTAACTCATCAAAATCAACTAATTTTTGCTGACTAGTATATAAATTTTTAAATAAAAACTGATTATTTTTAGTCTCATCACTTCCTATAGCAATAAAATATTGATAGTTTTCTTTAAGTGCTGAATTTAAATGCTTAACTAACTTTCTAGATTCATAAACTAAATTTACACTTAATCCTAATCTTCTTAATTTTGATACAGTGTTATAAGCTAAATCTAAATATTCATCATCTAAAACACAAAAATATGCGTTTTTTATTATATTTTCACTATCTTTACTTTTTAGAATATCCATCACTCTTTCAATACCCATAGCAAAACCAACTCCATAACTCTTAGCTCCGCCTAAATATTCTACTAAATAATCATACCTTCCTCCACCAGCAATAGCTGCTTTTGCACCTATTTCATCACTTACAAACTCAAATGCTGTTTTAGAATAATAATCCAATCCTCTTACTAATCTCTCATCTATACAATAATCAATATTATTATTTTTTAAAATTTCTTGTAACTTATTAAAATCATTTTTACTATCATCATCTAAAAAATCACTAAGTTTTGGTGCTTTATCTAAATGTTTAGCACAATTTTCATTTTTACAATCCAATACCCTAATAACATTTGTTTGCATTCTTTTTTCACAATCAGAACAAAATTTAAAACTCAATTTATTTTCAATATTTTTTATATATTCTCTTAAAGCACTTCTATATTTTTCAAGACAAATAGGAGTACCTAAAGAATTAATTTTTAATTGATAATTTATATCAAGTTCTTTAAAGATATCGCATAAAAGCATAATTACACTAGCATCTTCATAAACACTTGCTATATTAAAACATTCAACTCCAAATTGATGAAATTCTCTATAACGACCACGCTGCGGTTTTTCATAACGAAACATAGAACCATGATAAAACCATCTTTTAACAACACCAGCTTTATCCATTTTACGCTCAATAAATGCTCTTACAACCCCAGCTGTTCCTTCTGGACGAAGACAAATACTATCACCACCCTTATCTTTAAATTCATACATTTCCTTACCAACTATATCACTACTTTCGCCAACACTACGCCTAAATAAAGCTGTATTTTCAACATGTGGAGTATTTATAAAACTATATCCATAATTTTGTGCTACTTTACTTGAAACTTGAATTATTTTTTCATATAACCTTGCATCATTATCTAATAAATCATTTATTCCTTTAATTGCATATATCATTAATATACTCCTTAATTTTTTTATTAATATTTGATATGCTATCATCAGCATTAATTTCTAGTATATTTAAATTTAATTTTTTAAAAATCTTTTCATAATTATCTTGGATTTTTAAAAAATATTCTATGCCTCTTTTTTCAATTTCATCTAAATTTTTATTTAGCAAACGAGAACTAATTAATTTTTCACTACCTTTAAAAAATACTACGAAATTTGGCAAAATATTATTAGTAGCATATAAATTAAATTTTAACAAATCATCAAAATTTTCATCATTTGCATAAGCTAAATGTGATAATAAACTTCTATCTGATATTATAAAATTATTTTTAAAATCTATTTCACTAAATAATTGTGCTCTATCTGCTAAAAACAAAAATAATTCTGCTTTTTTACTCATTTTTTCATTCAAAATTATTTCTCTAATTTTACTACCTAATTCACTAAAACCCGGCTCTTTTACAAAAATACAATCTTTATAAAATTCTTTTTCTGGTTTATTAAAAAAATCAAGTTTTAAAATTTCAATTTGTGTGCTTTTACCTAAAGTATCAACGCCTTCAAATGCAAAATATTTCATTTCAAATCTCCTAAAATTGTCTTAGGGACTAATTTACTTATATCTCCATTATATGATAAAATTGACCTAACTATTGAACTAGATATAAAAGCATTTTTAAGACTAGGCATTAAATAAATGGTATCAATATGTTCACTTAATTCAGCATTAGCGTAATGCATTTGTAGTTCATATTCAAAATCACTAACAGCCCTTAAACCTCTAATAATAGTAAAAACTTCATGCTCTTTTGCAAAATCAACTAATAAATTATTAAAACCATAAACCTCTACATTTAAACCATCAGTAGCTTTTTTTACTAAATTTATTCTTTTATCAAGACTTAAAAACGGTTCTTTTTTTTCATTTTTTGCAATAGCAATTATAACCTTATCAAAAATTTTCAAAGCTCTATTTATAACATCTAAATGCCCATTTGTAATAGGGTCAAATGTCCCTGGGTATATAGCTACTTTCATATTATTCCCATCTTTTAAATTTTTTATATTCAATTCCAAGCAAATCACACCATTTACCTATACAAAAATCACTAAATTTAATTTTTGTATAATCAGCATAAATTGCTGGTGCTATTATACAACCTAATTTATTTAATTTTAAAATATTAATTAGCATTAATTCATTTAATGGCATTTCTCTT contains these protein-coding regions:
- the tmk gene encoding dTMP kinase, coding for MKYFAFEGVDTLGKSTQIEILKLDFFNKPEKEFYKDCIFVKEPGFSELGSKIREIILNEKMSKKAELFLFLADRAQLFSEIDFKNNFIISDRSLLSHLAYANDENFDDLLKFNLYATNNILPNFVVFFKGSEKLISSRLLNKNLDEIEKRGIEYFLKIQDNYEKIFKKLNLNILEINADDSISNINKKIKEYINDICN
- the coaD gene encoding pantetheine-phosphate adenylyltransferase, translating into MKVAIYPGTFDPITNGHLDVINRALKIFDKVIIAIAKNEKKEPFLSLDKRINLVKKATDGLNVEVYGFNNLLVDFAKEHEVFTIIRGLRAVSDFEYELQMHYANAELSEHIDTIYLMPSLKNAFISSSIVRSILSYNGDISKLVPKTILGDLK
- the hisS gene encoding histidine--tRNA ligase, with amino-acid sequence MIYAIKGINDLLDNDARLYEKIIQVSSKVAQNYGYSFINTPHVENTALFRRSVGESSDIVGKEMYEFKDKGGDSICLRPEGTAGVVRAFIERKMDKAGVVKRWFYHGSMFRYEKPQRGRYREFHQFGVECFNIASVYEDASVIMLLCDIFKELDINYQLKINSLGTPICLEKYRSALREYIKNIENKLSFKFCSDCEKRMQTNVIRVLDCKNENCAKHLDKAPKLSDFLDDDSKNDFNKLQEILKNNNIDYCIDERLVRGLDYYSKTAFEFVSDEIGAKAAIAGGGRYDYLVEYLGGAKSYGVGFAMGIERVMDILKSKDSENIIKNAYFCVLDDEYLDLAYNTVSKLRRLGLSVNLVYESRKLVKHLNSALKENYQYFIAIGSDETKNNQFLFKNLYTSQQKLVDFDELKGLI
- the speA gene encoding biosynthetic arginine decarboxylase, producing MNNYGIDVWGDDNFIIKDGKVCLKYGNEPAIIDIVNTLQDDGYKGPIVLRFNHLIKKQIEQIYLNFNNAINEFEYNGTFNAVYPLKVNQFPGFVKHLVKFGKKLNYGLEAGSKAELLLAMAYNNEGSPITVNGFKDKELITMGFIAAEMGHNITLTIEGINELEVIIKTAKERGDNKPKPNIGLRVRLHSLGSGIWAKSGGINSKFGLNSTELIEAVGLLKENNLLDCFTMIHFHIGSQIHEIHPLKKALSEAGNIYVELRKMGALNLENIDLGGGLAIEYSQFQKSSQRNYTLSEYANDIVFILKMIATQKKEKEPNIYIESGRFVSASHAVLVAPVLELFSQEYSEEKLKLKEKNPQLIDELCDLYKNIKPSNALEYMHDSRDHLDSILTLFDLGYVDLQDRSNAEILVHLIGKKAISMLDSSHLVRMQKEVQEKYLVNFSIFQSLPDYWGLGQEFPIMPLDRLDTNPTNSATIWDITCDSDGEIAFDANKRPLFLHDIDVEKEDYFLGFFLVGAYQEVLGMKHNLFTHPTQVCIEVNKRGYEIESIIESQSIRDILEDLDYDIREIDEKIQDKISSSNLIDEKSKKNILGELFIFMHDNGYLKNI